Sequence from the Terriglobales bacterium genome:
ATCTCGGCGCGCTGGATCACGGGCACGTGGCGGGCGCGCGCCTCCAGCACCTCGGGATTGTCGGGGCCGATGGCGGAAGAGGTGACCACCACCTCGGCGCCCACCACGTTCTCGGCGCGGTGGCCCTCGACGACGGAGGCACCCAGCGACGCCAGGCGCTCGGTCACCGGGGAGTGCTTCAGGTCGGAGCCGGAGACGCGGTAGCCCAGCGTGAGCAGGACCTCGGCGATGCCGCTCATGCCGATGCCGCCGATACCTACGAAATGCACGCGTTGGATCTTGGCGAACAGTTTCCAGTTTCTCGTTTCTCGTTTCTAGTTCCCTGCCGCCAACCGCGCGGCCATGGCGGCGATCTCCGCGGCGGCGTCGGGATGGGCCAGCCGGCGGGCGGCGGCGCCCATCTGCGCCAGCCGCGCGCGGTCACCCAACAGCTTCGACACCGTCTCCACCAGGCGCTCCGCGGTCAATCCCGCCTCCGGGATGACCAGAGCCGCTCCCGCCTGGGCCAGGGCCTCGGCGTTGCGGCGCTGGTGGTCGTCGGCGGCGCGGGGAAACGGGACGAAGACCGCGGGCTTGCCCGCCGCCGTCACCTCGGCCACGGTGCTGGCGCCGGAACGGCAGAGCAGCAGGTCGGCGCGGGCAAAGGCCCCGGGCATGTCGTCGATAAAGGGAGAGACTTCCGCCGAAATCCCCGCCTGCAGGTATGCCGCCTGGGCGTCATTATAGTCGCGCTCGCCGGTCTGGTGGAGGATGTGCAAGCCGGGAATCGCGCGCAGCAGCGCCGGGAGCGCGGCCACCAGCGTGCGGTTGAGGGCGCTGGCGCCCTGGCTGCCGCCGAAGGCCAGCAGGGTGGGCGGCGCGCCCGCGGGGCGCTGCGGGATGGCGAAGAACTGCCGGCGCACGGGCACGCCCGTGACCACGGCGTCACGGAACCAGTGCGCGGTCTGGGGGAAATGCACCGCGGCGGCGGCGACCATGGGCGCGAGAAGGCGGTTGGCGAAGCCGGGAACGACGTTGGGCTCGAAGGCTAAGGTGGGAATGCCGGAGAGCGCCGCGGCCAGCATGGCGGGGCCGGAGGCATAGCCGCCCACCCCGATCACCACCTGGGGGCGGAAGTCCGCCAGAATGCGCCCGGAGCGCACCACGGCGCGGGGCAGGTCGAAGAGGGTGCGGGCGCGAGTGGCCAGGCTGACGCCCTTGAGCGCGCCCACCTGCACCAGCTCCAGGCGGAAGCCGGCGGGCGGCACCAGGCGGGTCTCGATGCCGCGGGCGGTGCCCACGAAAAGCACTTCGGCGGAATAGCGGGAGCGCAGTTCCTGGGCGATGGCCAGGGCAGGGATCACGTGCCCGCCGGTGCCGCCTCCCGCCAGGATCGCGCGCATATCACTCCGTGTGCTGGGTGATGTTGAGCAACACCCCCACGCTGGCCAGGGTCACGAACAGCGACGAGCCGCCGTAGGAGATGAAGGGCAAGGGGATACCCTTGGTGGGCAGCAAGCCCAGCACCACGCTGATGTTGATCAGCGCCTGCACCACCACCATGGCGGTGATGCCCACGGCCAGGAAGCGGGCGAAGGGGTCCTGGGCGCGCAGGGCGGCGCGCATGCCCCGCGCCAGGAACACGGCGAACAGCGCGACCACGGCCACGGCGCCCACCAGACCCAATTCCTCGGCGATGACCGCGAAGATGAAGTCGGTGTGGGGCTCGGGGAGGTAGAAGAGTTTCTGCTTGCCTTCCATCAGGCCCACCCCGGCGAAGCCGCCGGTACCCACCGCGATCAGCGACTGGATGATGTGGAAGCCGCGGCCCAGGGGATCGGAGTAGGGATTCAGGAAGGCGAGGATGCGCTCGTAGCGCCATTGCACGCGAATGACCAGGAAGTAGAAGAGCGGGATGAGGGCGATCGCCGGGTAAGCGAAGTAGCGCAGGCGGATGCCGGCCACGAACAGGACCACGGCGGTCACCGCCAGGCAGGCCAGCCCGGTACCCAGGTCGGGCTGCTTGATGATGAGCGCGGCGAAGACTAGCGAGGGCACGGCCGCGGGCAGCAGGGTGCCTCGCCAGTCGTCCATGGACTTGGTGCGGCTCTCCAGGAAATAGGCCAGGAAGAGGATGAGGACGGGCTTGGCCAGTTCGGAGGGCTGGAAGGAGAGCGGTCCCAGGTGGAACCAGCGGTGGGTGTTGTGGGCGCGGTCGAGGAAGAAGACCGCCACCAGCATGAGCGTGGTCACGCCCAGCAGGGAGAAGACCACCGCGGGATGCTTCCAGCGGCGGTAGTCGAGGTTCATGACCAGCACCATCACGGTCATGCCCACCACCGCCCAAGCCAGTTGCCGCAGCAGGAAGGTGTAGGCGGAGCCGTAGCGCTCCTGGGCCATGACGGCGGAGGCGCTGAAGACCATCACCAGGCCGACGAAGACCAGCAGCACCGTCACCGTGAAAAGCGTCTTGTCGACACTGACGCGCTTAGCCATGGCTCAGGCGGCCCCTCCCTTCGCCTCGGGCCCGGTCTTGCCGGCGGACTTGGCGGCCAGGGCAGCCACGGCTTCCTTGAAAACGCGGCCGCGGTGCTCGTAGTTCTCGAACTGGTCGAAGCTGGCGCAGGCAGGCGCCAGCAGCACCACGTCGCCGGGGGCGGCGGCTTCGGCAGCGCGCCGCACCGCGTTCTCCAGGGTTTCGGCGTGGACGATCTCAGCGGCCCCGGCGATCTGCGACTCGATCTTCGCCGCGGCGGCGCCGATGGTATACACGCGCTTGGCGCGCGACTTCAGCAGCGGGTTGAGCACGGAGTAGTCGCTGCCCTTGTCCTTGCCGCCCAGGATGATGTGGATGCCGGAGGAGAAGGATTCCAAGGCCTTGGTGGTGGCGTCCACGTTGGTGGCCTTGGAGTCGTTGTAATAGTCGACGCCGCGGATGTTGGCGACGAACTCCAGGCGGTGCTCGACCGCCTTGAACTCCTCCACCGCGCGGCGGATGCGGTGGGGCTCGACGTTGACCAGGCGGCCCACACAGACGGCCGCCAGCACGTTCTCCAGATTGTGCGCCCCCTTGAGGGTGATGCCGGCGACGGGCATGATCTCCTGCTCGCCGCTCTCCTCCTCGCGCCAGTAGATCTTCCCTTCCTTCACGTAGGCGCCATGCTTGAGTTCGCCCTTGCGGCTGAAGAAGCGGGTGTGGGCGCGGCAGTCGTCGGCCAGGCGCAGGCAGGTGGGATCGTCGGCGTTGAGCACGGCGTAGTCGTCGCGGGTCTGGTTCTCGAAGATGCGCGCCTTGGCCGAGATGTACGCCTGCAGGCTGCGGTGACGGTCGAGGTGGTCGGGAGTGACGTTGAGCACCACCGCGATCTGCGGATGGAAGCTCTCGATGGTCTCGAGCTGGAAGCTGGAGATCTCCAGCACGTTGTAGGTGTCGTCGGTGGACTCCTCGACCAGGGAGATGGCGGGGGTGCCGATGTTGCCGCCCACCAGCGATTCGTAGCCGCCCATAGAGATGACCTCACCGGTCAAGGCGGTGGTGGTGGTCTTGCCGTTGGAGCCGGTGATGGCCACGAGGTGGCCCTTGAGGAAGCGGGAGGCCAATTCCACTTCGCCGATGACGGGCACGCCCTGGGAGCGGGCTTGCTGCAGTTGCGCGATCTCGTAGGGCACGCCGGGGGAGACCACGATGAGGTCCTGGTCGCGGAAGGTGCGGTCGCCGTGGCCGCCGGCCTCGACGGTGATGCCCTTGTCGAGCAGGGCGGGGATCTCGCTGCGCAGCTCCTCCTCGGTTTTGGCGTCGGAGACGGTGACGCGGGCGCCGTGCGCCTCGAGGAACAGCGCCGCCGCCACCCCCGACTTGCCCAGCCCCACCACCAGGATGCGCTTGCCTTTGACTTCCATTCCGCTCTCTATCCCACCGTGTGTCATTGTGCCACGAGTCCGTCGGGCATCAGCGCAACTTCAAGGTCGTCAGAGCAAAGAGTGCAAACACCAGGCTGGCGATCCAGAAGCGCACGATGATCTTGGATTCCGACCAGCCCAGGAGCTCGAAGTGGTGGTGCAGGGGGGCCATCTTGAAGATGCGCTTCTTGCGCAGCTTGTAGGAGGCCACCTGCAGGATGACGGAGAGCGCCTCCAGCACGAAGACCCCGCCGATGAAGGGCAGCAGCAATTCCTGCTTGATGATGACGGCGATCGTGCCGATGGCGCCTCCCAGGGCCAGGGAGCCCACGTCGCCCATGAAGATCTCGGCGGGGTGGGCGTTGTACCACAGGAAGCCGATGCTGGCGCCCACCATGGCACCGCAGAAGACGGTCAATTCGCCTACCTGGGGCATGTGTTCCAGGTCGAGGTAGCCGGCGAAGACGGCGTGGCCGCTGACGTAGGTGAGGATGGTGAGCGCGCCGGCGGCGATCACGGTGCAGCCGATGGCCAGCCCGTCCAGCCCGTCGGTCAGGTTCACCGCGTTCGACGAGCCCACCACCACCAGCACCACGAAGAGGATGAAGGGCAGGAAGGCCAGCGGCCAGAGATGGGGATTGTGGGTCAGGCCGGTGATGACCAGGTCGGGGCGGAACTTCTTGAAGAAGGGAACGATGAGGTGGGTGGAATAGTCGCCGCTGGCCTGCAGCAGAACCAGGCCGGTGGCCAGCAGCACGCTGGTCAGGACCTGCAGCGCCAGCTTGGTGCGGGCGGTCAGGCCGAGGTTGCGGTGGTGCACCACCTTCAGATAGTCGTCGGCAAAGCCGATGGAGCCGAAGGCCAGGGTGGCCAGCACCGCCAGCCACACGAACATGTTGCTGAGGTCCGCCCACAGCAGCGTGGGAACGACGATGGAGATGGCGATCAGCACCCCGCCCATGGTGGGCGTGCCCGCCTTCTTGTGGTGGGCGGCGGGGCCTTCCTCGCGGATGAACTGGCCGATCTGGAACTCGCGCAACTGGCGGATGACGGCGGGGCCCACCACCAAACCCATGAACAGCGCCGTCAGGCTGGCAAAAGCGGTGCGAAAGGTGAGGAAGCGGAAGATGCGGAAGGGCGAGAAATACCGGAACAGTTGTTCGTAGAGCAGCCAGTAGAGCAATCGTCCCTCTCGTTTCCTCGGGTCAGCCGTTCGCCGGCGGGGCCGCCACGCCTAGCCGGGCCTTCCAGGTCTCCAGCGCCGCTTCGAGCTTAACCCCGCGCGAGGCTTTCAGGAGCACGCAGTCGCCGGGGCGTACCTCGTGCGCCAGCCACTCCCCGGCTTCCTCCGCCGAAGCCAGGAAGAGTGCCTCCACCCCGGCTGCGCGGGCGGCGTCGACCATGGCCTGAGCCAGGCCGCGCACTCCCACCAGCAGATCGATCCCCTTCTCCGCCAGGCGGGCGCCGCAGCGGCGATGCAGTTCCTCGCCGCTGGGGCCCAGCTCCAGCATCTCCCCGGC
This genomic interval carries:
- a CDS encoding Mur ligase domain-containing protein: MFAKIQRVHFVGIGGIGMSGIAEVLLTLGYRVSGSDLKHSPVTERLASLGASVVEGHRAENVVGAEVVVTSSAIGPDNPEVLEARARHVPVIQRAEMLAELMRLKYGIAVAGMHGKTTTTSMVAAVLAAAGLDPTVVVGGRVDAMGSNARLGKSHYLVAEADESDRSFLKLSP
- the murG gene encoding undecaprenyldiphospho-muramoylpentapeptide beta-N-acetylglucosaminyltransferase, translating into MRAILAGGGTGGHVIPALAIAQELRSRYSAEVLFVGTARGIETRLVPPAGFRLELVQVGALKGVSLATRARTLFDLPRAVVRSGRILADFRPQVVIGVGGYASGPAMLAAALSGIPTLAFEPNVVPGFANRLLAPMVAAAAVHFPQTAHWFRDAVVTGVPVRRQFFAIPQRPAGAPPTLLAFGGSQGASALNRTLVAALPALLRAIPGLHILHQTGERDYNDAQAAYLQAGISAEVSPFIDDMPGAFARADLLLCRSGASTVAEVTAAGKPAVFVPFPRAADDHQRRNAEALAQAGAALVIPEAGLTAERLVETVSKLLGDRARLAQMGAAARRLAHPDAAAEIAAMAARLAAGN
- the ftsW gene encoding putative lipid II flippase FtsW, whose product is MAKRVSVDKTLFTVTVLLVFVGLVMVFSASAVMAQERYGSAYTFLLRQLAWAVVGMTVMVLVMNLDYRRWKHPAVVFSLLGVTTLMLVAVFFLDRAHNTHRWFHLGPLSFQPSELAKPVLILFLAYFLESRTKSMDDWRGTLLPAAVPSLVFAALIIKQPDLGTGLACLAVTAVVLFVAGIRLRYFAYPAIALIPLFYFLVIRVQWRYERILAFLNPYSDPLGRGFHIIQSLIAVGTGGFAGVGLMEGKQKLFYLPEPHTDFIFAVIAEELGLVGAVAVVALFAVFLARGMRAALRAQDPFARFLAVGITAMVVVQALINISVVLGLLPTKGIPLPFISYGGSSLFVTLASVGVLLNITQHTE
- the murD gene encoding UDP-N-acetylmuramoyl-L-alanine--D-glutamate ligase, with translation MEVKGKRILVVGLGKSGVAAALFLEAHGARVTVSDAKTEEELRSEIPALLDKGITVEAGGHGDRTFRDQDLIVVSPGVPYEIAQLQQARSQGVPVIGEVELASRFLKGHLVAITGSNGKTTTTALTGEVISMGGYESLVGGNIGTPAISLVEESTDDTYNVLEISSFQLETIESFHPQIAVVLNVTPDHLDRHRSLQAYISAKARIFENQTRDDYAVLNADDPTCLRLADDCRAHTRFFSRKGELKHGAYVKEGKIYWREEESGEQEIMPVAGITLKGAHNLENVLAAVCVGRLVNVEPHRIRRAVEEFKAVEHRLEFVANIRGVDYYNDSKATNVDATTKALESFSSGIHIILGGKDKGSDYSVLNPLLKSRAKRVYTIGAAAAKIESQIAGAAEIVHAETLENAVRRAAEAAAPGDVVLLAPACASFDQFENYEHRGRVFKEAVAALAAKSAGKTGPEAKGGAA
- the mraY gene encoding phospho-N-acetylmuramoyl-pentapeptide-transferase — encoded protein: MLYWLLYEQLFRYFSPFRIFRFLTFRTAFASLTALFMGLVVGPAVIRQLREFQIGQFIREEGPAAHHKKAGTPTMGGVLIAISIVVPTLLWADLSNMFVWLAVLATLAFGSIGFADDYLKVVHHRNLGLTARTKLALQVLTSVLLATGLVLLQASGDYSTHLIVPFFKKFRPDLVITGLTHNPHLWPLAFLPFILFVVLVVVGSSNAVNLTDGLDGLAIGCTVIAAGALTILTYVSGHAVFAGYLDLEHMPQVGELTVFCGAMVGASIGFLWYNAHPAEIFMGDVGSLALGGAIGTIAVIIKQELLLPFIGGVFVLEALSVILQVASYKLRKKRIFKMAPLHHHFELLGWSESKIIVRFWIASLVFALFALTTLKLR